The following proteins come from a genomic window of Clostridia bacterium:
- a CDS encoding LCP family protein, translated as MNNAGPSDIRRKKSRRKRRRFPAVLAIIFVAAAAFLGVATAFHTFADGLRDGSSLLPPDAFDSASGVEAADRLNFLLIGTDGSNSRTDTIMLASLDFVDRKINLISIPRDTRVLVNGRYHKINACAVIGGDELLINTVRDITGAPIHYYVKVSFAGFRNIIDILGGVDYYVPMDMHYSDPYQNLYIDLKEGQQHLDGDKAEQLVRFRRYPEADIQRTRVQKDFFKELLKQKLTAEYFFRAPTLYSDISKHLTTNFTAGDLMGHLDIIKLFQNASDDTITAYEMPGSARMISGASYWIHDVDKTLELFKEHFGGSGTSSVKSTYSAAEQSAISSSPKPTQESAMDVLSESDSTDEGLPADDLEMFMDGEDGDIPSDTQSDDASGEDGETGDTHSGDMHSGDAQSGDTHSGDTQSGDTQSGDTHSGDTHSGDTQSGDTHSGDTHSGDTQSGDTHSGDTQSGDTHSGDTQSGDTQSGDTHSGDTHSGDAPPAPPEEDKPDISTPPEWLR; from the coding sequence GGCGTGGCGACCGCCTTTCATACGTTCGCGGACGGCCTGAGAGACGGCTCAAGCCTCCTTCCTCCCGATGCTTTTGACAGCGCATCCGGCGTCGAGGCGGCCGACAGGCTAAACTTCCTTTTGATCGGCACCGACGGCAGCAATTCCCGTACCGATACGATAATGCTCGCGTCGCTTGATTTTGTTGACAGAAAAATAAACCTGATCTCCATCCCGCGCGATACGCGGGTGCTTGTAAACGGCAGGTATCACAAAATAAACGCCTGCGCTGTTATCGGCGGCGACGAGCTCTTGATAAATACCGTAAGAGACATCACGGGCGCGCCCATACATTATTATGTTAAGGTAAGCTTTGCGGGCTTTAGAAATATCATCGATATTCTTGGCGGCGTTGATTATTACGTTCCCATGGATATGCACTACTCCGACCCGTATCAGAATCTTTATATCGACTTAAAGGAGGGGCAGCAGCACCTTGACGGCGACAAGGCGGAACAGCTTGTGCGTTTCAGGCGGTATCCCGAGGCCGACATACAGCGCACCCGCGTTCAGAAGGATTTCTTCAAGGAACTCTTAAAGCAGAAGCTCACCGCCGAATACTTTTTTAGGGCGCCGACTCTTTATTCCGATATATCGAAGCATCTGACGACGAACTTTACGGCAGGCGACCTTATGGGTCACTTGGATATCATAAAGCTGTTCCAAAACGCTTCAGACGATACGATAACAGCTTATGAGATGCCCGGCAGCGCGCGCATGATAAGCGGCGCTTCATACTGGATACACGACGTTGACAAGACGCTGGAGCTCTTCAAGGAGCATTTCGGCGGAAGCGGCACTTCTTCGGTGAAATCAACATACTCCGCCGCAGAGCAGAGCGCTATTTCCTCCTCGCCTAAGCCGACTCAAGAGAGCGCTATGGACGTACTCTCCGAGTCGGATTCGACCGACGAGGGACTCCCCGCAGACGACCTAGAAATGTTCATGGACGGCGAAGACGGCGACATCCCCAGCGATACGCAGTCGGACGATGCGTCCGGCGAGGACGGTGAGACCGGCGACACGCACTCCGGCGATATGCACTCCGGCGACGCTCAGTCCGGTGATACTCACTCCGGCGATACACAGTCCGGCGATACACAGTCCGGCGACACGCACTCCGGCGACACGCACTCCGGCGACACACAGTCTGGTGATACTCACTCCGGCGACACGCACTCCGGCGACACACAGTCCGGTGATACTCACTCCGGCGACACGCAGTCCGGTGATACTCACTCCGGCGACACGCAGTCGGGTGACACGCAGTCCGGTGATACTCACTCCGGCGACACACACTCCGGCGACGCGCCCCCCGCGCCCCCCGAAGAAGATAAACCCGACATAAGCACCCCTCCCGAGTGGCTGAGATAA